The Leptolyngbya subtilissima AS-A7 genome includes a region encoding these proteins:
- a CDS encoding glycogen debranching protein, which yields MIWVNEQIDPSGIIYSCIACSDEAQAQDCYQSFLDNLSEEQRAAGWVAQIRTVESWDEVPVNALKLSY from the coding sequence ATGATTTGGGTCAACGAACAGATTGATCCGTCAGGGATCATTTACTCGTGCATTGCCTGCAGCGACGAAGCCCAGGCGCAGGACTGCTACCAGTCGTTTTTGGACAACCTGTCTGAGGAGCAACGAGCCGCTGGCTGGGTCGCCCAAATACGCACCGTTGAGTCGTGGGATGAGGTGCCTGTCAACGCACTAAAGCTGAGCTATTGA
- a CDS encoding RNA-binding S4 domain-containing protein yields the protein MPSMDYIKLDQFLKQMQVVSTGGQAKLMIQDGEVSVNGEVETRRGRKLITGDRVSLDGQTWVVDLAALE from the coding sequence ATGCCCAGTATGGATTACATCAAACTCGACCAGTTCTTGAAGCAAATGCAGGTGGTTTCTACGGGGGGACAGGCCAAGCTGATGATTCAAGACGGCGAGGTGAGCGTCAATGGTGAGGTCGAAACCCGGCGGGGGCGCAAGCTGATAACCGGCGATCGCGTCTCTCTAGACGGGCAGACCTGGGTTGTCGATCTGGCGGCTCTTGAGTAG
- a CDS encoding DUF6918 family protein, whose product MGLSDILSDKAVKAQVVADCASLIDNQVASKGGFGGMALKTTYGVVKGMNSGYIPGAIGRMLPEVVASLEPMWTEGEQAGDPVAYLTQNQVRAADVILGVTDRRIAKTDNGVVRSSYTKLRKSVKGDVESAVPELAKIFGRYSVVVS is encoded by the coding sequence ATGGGGTTAAGCGATATTTTAAGTGACAAGGCTGTGAAGGCCCAGGTGGTGGCTGACTGTGCCTCCCTTATCGATAACCAGGTGGCCTCTAAGGGTGGTTTTGGGGGCATGGCCCTGAAAACCACCTACGGAGTCGTCAAGGGGATGAACTCAGGCTACATTCCTGGGGCCATTGGGCGGATGTTGCCCGAGGTGGTGGCCTCCCTAGAACCTATGTGGACCGAGGGCGAGCAGGCGGGTGATCCAGTGGCCTACCTGACTCAGAACCAGGTGCGAGCTGCCGATGTCATTTTGGGAGTGACCGATCGCCGCATTGCCAAGACCGACAATGGGGTGGTGCGATCGTCGTATACCAAGCTGCGCAAGTCGGTGAAAGGCGACGTGGAGAGCGCTGTACCAGAGCTAGCCAAGATTTTTGGCCGCTACAGCGTGGTTGTCTCCTAG
- a CDS encoding TM0106 family RecB-like putative nuclease, producing MIQWLTDDVLFHYQRCSRRAFLDLYGDRTQQTFPSDYLLKLRQDSFSHRERVLEDYYPLYRPEFPSGDWAAGAKATLDLMAEGVEAIRQGVLAAPSAMDGVQLVSQPDLLIKRPGWSCWGDWVYVPVDIKLGKKPKLDYQVVAAYHAYVLSRVQGVWPDTSCLSLRGGQTYHIDLARLVPKLQMVLNDCLRDLRSTATPELFISHSRCDLCHWFNHCYTEARATRHLSLLPGVTPARYELLKQHHLTTVAALALASPAHLAPLPGFGEQVAEKLVHQAQALIDNRAIPRSAPHAPHGFPLWPEDLPEGEVELYFDIEAAPDQNLIYLHGVLVVNHRTGDTNFHALLAENQHQERRAWNDFLDLVHTYPYAPIYHFCPYEAQAVRKLGQLYGTPHRRIETLLDRFFDIHKCITDGVTLPIESYALKHIARWMGFDWRDEGANGAQSICWYNAWTETGDRTYLDAILRYNEDDCRATYHIKDWLVKFAEPYWDQLYQTIG from the coding sequence TTGATTCAATGGCTCACCGACGATGTGCTGTTTCATTACCAGCGCTGTAGTCGGCGGGCCTTTTTAGATCTGTATGGCGATCGCACTCAGCAAACCTTCCCCTCTGACTACCTGCTCAAGCTGCGCCAAGACAGCTTCTCTCACCGTGAGCGAGTGCTTGAAGATTACTATCCCCTCTACCGACCCGAGTTTCCATCGGGCGACTGGGCTGCTGGGGCAAAAGCCACTTTAGATTTGATGGCCGAGGGCGTTGAGGCCATTCGCCAGGGGGTATTGGCGGCTCCCTCGGCCATGGATGGGGTGCAGTTGGTGAGCCAGCCCGACCTGCTGATCAAGCGGCCCGGCTGGTCGTGCTGGGGCGATTGGGTCTATGTGCCTGTAGATATCAAGTTGGGCAAAAAGCCAAAGCTCGACTATCAGGTGGTCGCGGCTTACCATGCCTACGTGCTCTCGCGGGTGCAGGGGGTGTGGCCTGACACCAGTTGCCTATCCCTGCGCGGTGGGCAAACCTACCACATCGACCTGGCGCGGCTGGTACCTAAGCTGCAAATGGTGCTCAACGATTGCCTTAGGGATCTGCGCAGTACAGCTACGCCTGAGCTGTTTATTTCCCACAGCCGCTGCGATCTCTGCCACTGGTTCAACCATTGCTACACCGAGGCCAGAGCAACCCGCCATCTATCGCTGCTGCCGGGGGTCACCCCTGCCCGCTACGAATTGCTGAAGCAGCATCACCTCACCACCGTTGCCGCCCTGGCCCTGGCCAGTCCTGCCCACCTTGCTCCCCTGCCTGGCTTTGGTGAACAAGTGGCCGAAAAGTTAGTTCACCAGGCCCAGGCCCTGATCGACAACCGCGCTATTCCGCGCAGCGCCCCCCACGCTCCCCATGGGTTCCCGCTGTGGCCCGAAGATTTACCCGAGGGCGAAGTCGAGCTGTACTTCGATATCGAGGCCGCCCCCGATCAGAACCTGATCTATCTCCACGGAGTACTGGTGGTTAACCACCGTACGGGCGACACTAACTTCCACGCCCTGCTAGCCGAAAACCAGCATCAGGAGCGCCGCGCCTGGAACGATTTTCTCGATTTGGTGCACACCTATCCCTACGCGCCGATCTACCACTTCTGTCCTTACGAGGCCCAGGCAGTTCGCAAGCTGGGGCAGCTCTACGGCACTCCCCACCGTCGCATTGAGACGCTGCTCGATCGCTTCTTTGACATTCACAAGTGCATCACCGATGGCGTCACTCTGCCCATCGAGAGCTATGCCCTCAAGCACATTGCCCGCTGGATGGGCTTTGACTGGCGCGACGAGGGAGCCAACGGAGCTCAGTCAATTTGCTGGTACAACGCCTGGACCGAAACTGGCGATCGCACCTACTTGGATGCGATCCTGCGCTACAACGAAGACGACTGCCGGGCCACCTACCACATCAAAGACTGGCTAGTCAAATTCGCCGAACCCTACTGGGATCAGCTCTACCAAACCATCGGCTAA
- a CDS encoding aminotransferase class V-fold PLP-dependent enzyme — MDSSAAVLDRLALHRQQFPALRGKQYFNYGGQGPMAQATLDAIFQAHQRIQEMGPFSGATNQWIMAEAAQTRAAIAAELGTTADTITLTEDVTVGCNIPLWGIAWNTGDHMLLSDCEHPGVIAAVQEICRRFGVTYSLCPLLETVNGGDPAAVVADHLQPNTRLLVISHILWNTGQVLPLERIVEVCRDCPNPVLVLVDAAQSVGALPLDLPAFGVDFYAFTGHKWWCGPAGLGGLYVRPEAMAQIAPTFIGWRGITTDAAANPTGWKPNGQRYEVATSNYPLLAGVRAAIAHQAEWGTAAQRYQRLVELSQRLWLQLQELPYLRPVRQTPPDSGLVSFWILENGEPSPAWHKRLVDELEGQNIFLRTLQAPNCVRACTHYLTLESEIDGLVAAIKSILSGLT; from the coding sequence ATGGATTCTTCTGCCGCTGTGCTCGATCGCCTCGCTCTCCACCGCCAGCAGTTCCCGGCCCTGAGGGGTAAGCAGTACTTCAACTATGGTGGGCAGGGGCCGATGGCTCAAGCTACCCTAGACGCTATTTTTCAGGCCCACCAGCGGATCCAGGAAATGGGGCCATTCTCGGGGGCAACCAACCAGTGGATCATGGCCGAGGCAGCCCAAACCCGGGCGGCGATCGCCGCTGAACTGGGCACCACTGCCGACACCATCACCCTTACCGAAGATGTCACCGTCGGCTGCAACATTCCCCTCTGGGGCATCGCCTGGAATACTGGGGATCACATGTTGCTGTCAGACTGCGAGCACCCCGGCGTGATCGCCGCCGTGCAGGAAATTTGCCGTCGCTTCGGTGTCACCTACAGCCTCTGCCCCCTACTCGAAACCGTGAATGGCGGTGACCCAGCCGCAGTCGTGGCTGATCACCTGCAACCCAACACTCGGCTGCTGGTAATTAGCCATATTTTGTGGAATACCGGCCAGGTCTTGCCCCTGGAGCGCATCGTTGAAGTCTGCCGCGATTGCCCCAACCCGGTGCTAGTGCTAGTGGATGCGGCCCAGTCCGTCGGTGCTCTGCCGCTGGATCTGCCCGCTTTTGGGGTCGATTTTTACGCCTTTACCGGTCACAAGTGGTGGTGCGGCCCCGCCGGCCTAGGCGGGCTCTACGTGCGCCCCGAGGCGATGGCGCAGATTGCTCCCACATTTATTGGCTGGCGCGGCATTACTACCGATGCTGCCGCCAACCCCACCGGCTGGAAGCCCAACGGGCAGCGCTACGAGGTGGCGACCTCAAACTATCCGCTGCTGGCGGGGGTAAGGGCGGCGATCGCCCATCAGGCCGAGTGGGGCACCGCAGCCCAACGCTACCAACGTCTGGTGGAACTCAGCCAGCGGCTGTGGTTGCAGCTGCAAGAGCTGCCCTACCTTCGCCCGGTGCGGCAAACCCCACCGGATTCTGGCCTAGTTTCCTTTTGGATTTTAGAAAATGGCGAACCTTCCCCAGCCTGGCACAAGCGATTGGTGGATGAGCTGGAGGGCCAGAATATTTTTCTCCGCACCCTGCAAGCGCCCAACTGCGTCCGCGCCTGCACCCACTACCTCACGCTGGAGTCAGAAATAGATGGTTTAGTAGCTGCTATTAAGAGCATCCTCTCAGGCTTGACATAA